From one Physeter macrocephalus isolate SW-GA chromosome 18, ASM283717v5, whole genome shotgun sequence genomic stretch:
- the LOC102977687 gene encoding aldo-keto reductase family 1 member A1-like produces MVASCILLHTGQKMSLIGPGTWKSEPGQVKAVIKYALSIGYHHIDCAIYGNETETGEALKEDVGPGKLVPQEELFVTSKLWNTNHHPEDVEPALRKTLADLQLEYLDLYLRHWPYAFGRGVNPFPKNADGTTRYDSTHYKETWKALEALVAKGQVRALGLSNFSSQQIDDVLSVASVRRAVLQVECYSYLAQNGLVAHCQARSLEVTAYSPLGSSERAWCDLDEPVLLEEPVVLAPAEKHGRSPAQILLGRQVQQKVSCISKRVTPSHILQNIQVFDFTFSLEEMKQLDALNKNLLFIVPTLTVDGKRVPRDSGHPLR; encoded by the coding sequence ATGGTGGCTTCCTGTATCCTCCTACACACTGGACAGAAGATGTCCCTGATTGGACCGGGCACCTGGAAGAGCGAGCCTGGCCAGGTAAAAGCAGTTATTAAGTACGCCTTGAGTATAGGCTACCACCACATTGACTGTGCTATCTACGGCAACGAGACTGAGACTGGGGAAGCCCTGAAGGAGGATGTGGGACCTGGCAAGTTGGTGCCTCAGGAGGAGCTGTTTGTGACTTCCAAGCTGTGGAACACGAATCATCACCCTGAGGAtgtggagcctgcgctccggaaGACACTCGCTGACCTCCAGCTGGAGTATTTGGACCTGTACCTGAGGCACTGGCCTTATGCCTTTGGGCGGGGAGTCAACCCCTTTCCTAAGAATGCTGATGGGACTACACGCTATGACTCCACCCACTACAAGGAGACTTGGAAGGCTCTGGAGGCACTGGTGGCTAAGGGGCAGGTGCGGGCACTGGGCCTGTCCAACTTCAGCAGTCAGCAGATCGATGATGTGCTCAGTGTGGCCTCGGTGCGCCGCGCTGTCCTGCAGGTGGAATGCTACTCATACCTGGCTCAGAATGGGCTGGTTGCCCACTGTCAAGCACGCAGCCTGGAGGTGACTGCTTATAGCCCTCTGGGCTCCTCTGAGCGTGCCTGGTGTGATCTTGATGAGCCTGTCCTGCTTGAGGAGCCAGTAGTCCTGGCACCGGCTGAAAAGCATGGCCGGTCTCCGGCTCAGATCTTGCTCGGGAGGCAGGTCCAGCAGAAAGTGAGCTGCATCTCCAAGAGAGTCACACCTTCCCATATCCTTCAGAACATCCAGGTGTTTGACTTCACCTTTAGCCTGGAGGAGATGAAGCAGCTGGATGCCCTGAATAAAAATTTGCTATTCATCGTGCCCACGCTTACGGTGGATGGGAAGAGGGTCCCGAGAGATTCAGGTCACCCCCTTCGATGA